The DNA segment GCACACGCAATAAGCGAGCATCATAGGCTTAGCGCGAGTACGCAGATCCATGTCCACTCCAGCAACTATAAAAAGGGAGTCAAGCTAAGGAAAGGGGACACACCAAGTCTCAGAACACTCTAATACACACCTAAAGCCTAAAAACTCTCCCTTAGaaaattctttcttctcttccattattttatatttcctttttccaTCCCTTCTCCTCCATCAGTTTCTATACCCCTTTTCAAGTGTAAGACCCCTTATGGTTATGAGAGGTTAAACCATTAGTTAGGGCTTGACATgcctaaaaaaccaaaaaatgtattgtatgcttcatatctatcaatgcaaacaggtgttttctttcctattgtCCTTTCTTactttaatttcatgtatcattTATCCTTGCATCATCTTTAGGGGTTAGGTGTTCGATAGAGGAtaatccttaatagaaataCAAGGAAGGTCTTATATGCATCAATCTTGGGGATTAGTCGCTCGAAAGaggataatttctaatagaactaaaaggaagatgtatcttaataaaatcattgttagacatagagtgattgtagtatgcccatgcatcaaagcaaacatctagaattagaacttcatgtattttatccattgagtctttgcaaagacatttgggagatGGATATGTAAAATAGGATTGTCATCGTGAGATATCAGTGACAAGTAttctaatagatgtgggtagaaaaaatttacctaattggtagagaaaaatataaaataatacatcttagacATATAACGTATGCTAGGTCCTAACATTCCCATTTCATTAAATTTCCTATTATTTCCTTTGTCTTCTATTAATAGCTATTATTCTCTTGTTCTCACCTTTTATACCTCATCTcatcttccatttttttataaattggagATTATTCAACACAAgtacaaaacaaaattcatgAGAAAATCGACATTTGGACTTCTGAGTCTTTACTACTTAGATATTTTGATACATTTGTTAAACGGTCAACATGAGGGTTGTGCTTGTTACAAGAAGTGCCAAAGCCAACCATGTAACTACTTCATGGAGTTCCAAAATACTAGTACTCCTTTACATATGTATTGATTCTACAACATTATAAGGAACAATGGTATCAACAATATTCCATAGTACTCGAGCATGCTTCCAAGTGTTCTTGTGGTCCTTATTTCTCACCTCTTTCCTAGTTGTAAACCCGATAGGGCTACCTAAATTGGACCAAACAATCAATTTTGCGGGTCAATACACCATACGTAAAGTGAGCAATCAAACCCTTTTATATTTCCACAACACCAGCACCATGACCTAAATATGAGTTCATCCATAACCATTCTTGAACTACAACTAGCACCATTGAATTTATGTCATTTTGGTGCTTCCAAATCGTCCAAATTTGATGTTGTTCTGGTGTTTGTGGACTTCATTCATCAACAGAGTTGCATTTGCATTGACATTGACATCATTTGCATAAATGAGCAGTGCTGGAGTGTGATTGcttaagaggggggtgtacattttttaattatatcggAGAAGAAAGAGGGGTGGTCATATAGTGGGAGTGAATGAATATAGCAACTGCCTTCATAATTTAGGCAATAGTAAAGGCAATTAGATGGCCCAAAATGATTCATACACTtaatagttgattttttttattagacatgatgatatatttataaacattttaaaaaagtatcGTTTGAAAATAAGAATTATCTTAAGGcttatttagttttaaattattcttatttttatttaactaataattatataattataattttttattttatttcttttaaatatttttacagtGAATGGTGACATAACATGTAAGCTTTTTCTTATCTATTTAAtgcgtttttttcttttttacattttgCTAATATAGtgcaaattttacaaaatttctaAATAGCGTAGGTGGTAATATGAAAATGCGTTTCATCAAATTGGGTTCCTACTAGTGAAATATAACCATTTTTTAGTAGTATTTAGATAAATCTTATACAATGAAtaccaattatttttcttatgtttattttacataataaGATCTACttggtttattttacataataaGATCcacttgattcttgacttgtaCATTTGTTTCCTGCAAAATTATGGAGCATAGAAGCCTATGTTACTAGAAATCTAGAAGAGTCCCCTTCCAGCATCAATACATCATTCTGTGAATTATGTGAAATCGGCGTTAGTTGATCATAAATATTCCGCAGTCGTCAtacgtgttttttttattaataaagaaaGCTAgtcatgaataatatttttgaaaagttatttttggtcgaattcaatcacattattcacattaaaataaaattattgctgTCATTCTAactattttcattcaataaaataatttgagtgGATGGCTATACTTTTTTCTCGTTCataagtaattttatatattcaacTAGTAAGTTTTCTTACACTATACGAgtatttctaaatttaaataaaattttataaataaaaataaattgaagagataatatttataaaaaaaattacattttttttattaaaataagacacataatatttattgaaataatatgtcaatttaaaatttaaaaataaaagataaattgagATTGATTAAgattacaataattttaaaaatctttattttgtcCAAATACCATCACATAACATGTTAAATTCATGCTCTCCTAGATCACTCAGAAATCTATAACTTAGGGTAACAACTATTTCAACTGTGGGATCCTTCATCCAAGCCATCATAAAAAGTTTCCAAATGCAGGTTCATATTCATCTGAGGGTATAGATACAAAATCGAAACTTGGTACACCTTCTATTGGCATGCTTGTATTTGCCTTATCATGTCTGAAAATCAGAAAAACTTAATTACATGAAGCACTGTGACATTTATACAGATTTCATCATCCTCACAATACATGTTTTTCGAGATTCCTAGTTGAATGTGCATTCATCATTCATAAAAAGTTACATGGTACTAGGTTGTTATCAAATGACTCGCGGTAAAACTTGTGAGGAGTTTATGAAGATCATAAAGCTTCTAAGGATCATGAACATGTGTAGTTCTCAGAGCACTGTGTTGTTTCATCAGAAGCATCTCTTACTTTTTTTGTGTTCGACTTTTGGGTCTGCGGATGAAAGGCCAGCAACGCTTACCACTGTTCTCACGCCTGCATCACatccaaaaattaattagtatttgGTAGGTACTTGGTAGGTCAAGTTTTACtatctatgttattgtttacaAACAATGTAGTCACTAGTATTACTCAATTTTCTACGCAATTTCCCTTATTCAAAGTATACACATAATTCCTTGCTTAATCGATTAGTATTGGAGGAAAATAATCGCAACTAGTAGCTTAGAAACAAGGCCTAGTTGTTGCCCCCTTTACTTTCTTTGCCCAACAACCTGAACACTGAACAGTACAGCATCACCTCTTTTAACCGTGACACAGTCACAGATTGCCAGTTGCACAACGAGGATACGATGTTAAAGCAAGTTCAAATGAATCAACCTGACAACCAACCTGTGCTCGTTGCCACTTTTCTTTGAGCGTTgaacttttttccttttttgactTTTTAAGTTATCAACATATTGGACATAATGCAACAAATATCGAGACAGCATGATATTTTTTCAAGGTTCAAGCACATAAATTTCCTAAGAAATAGGTAAATTTGAAAGGATAAATCACTGAATGTTCTGGTCTGAGTTGTTACAAGAACCAAACAACCAGGGGGAAAATCTACATACAATGTTCAATTTGCAGCAAGAAACTATAGCTATGAatagcttttattttattcaatcagCCACAAACTAAAATTTTCAATCTCCAGGAACAtttctgtttagtttttggACAAAAAGACACAATTTCTTAAATACTTTTAGTCTTGTTCTACAATTTGCATTACAGGTCAACATAGATTATGTTAAAATGGAATTTTGATTAGAGAATCACATCAAAAGCACCTCTATAAAGAACTCGGTTTAAATTTTGTCCTTAGATTTTTTAGTTCATGTACTTTGCAATTAATAGCTATCTGATCATAACTCAAACCAAAGTTCCCCCAAATAAATTCTCCATTTAGGAAGAGCACACCATTAATTACTTGATTTCTCTCCACCATTTCATTTCAAcacatataaagaaaagaaaattgcatttttaatttcaactgGTTGGAATGAAGTTGGAACATACCTGCTGTTACTCCTGCTACTGCTGCTATTGCTACTACTGCTACCGGAGCTCTTCCCACTCTCACTATTGATACTTGATTCACCACTATCACTCTCTTTACACGCCAAAGGACTCTTCTTCCACCACTCCTTATCAACAACACCACCACCCTTTGCTGATCCATCAGAAGGTTTAGGGGTAACTCTCGAACTACTACTATTCCCCAAGgactcatttttctttttcatcttcttcttcttgtcctTTGATccaaaaggaaaaggaagacCCATTTTGAGGTAGAACCCTCCACGATCAATGTTCCCGTTCCTCTTCACCTGTGccatcttattattattatcaacctttctacttttttctctcttcatgTACACGCTGCTCaagttttttctctcttccacCACGTTTTTCTCTTGTCTAGTAGCATCAACAACCCTGTGGTGCTCCACGAGGTCCTTCAAAGAGAGCTCGTAGTTGGACTCTGGCATGTTCTTCACCATCTCCATGAGCTCCCTCTGCCCACTCACTATGGCTTGCGTCCTCGACGTCGGCGAGAGGCTACGAAGGTTGTTCTTGCGGCGTGCGGGGCTCGTTGTCCACATGGGAGGTGAACATATTCCGGAATCATCAACCTCTACCTCCTCGAAAGCTGGTTTCGAAGGCCACAAACCGGAACTGTTCGTAGCTTCCCATGTGTGAGGTTTGTGTGGTGCTGCGTCGTACAATTCAAAAGAATTGGTGGGGTGGTGTGTTCTTGGATCAAGCATGGCGATGGTTCTTTGTTCACTCTGTTTCTTGTTCTGTTTGAAAACAGAGGAGGGTGCTATGTTCTCTGTTTCttgttctgttttttatttttaggaaaagATGTATATATGTGTTTGAAAACAGAGGAGGGTGCAGAGTTATGTAATGTGTTGAAGGACGTCAGAGTTTGGCTCAAACGGTGGGGTGATGCTATTAATTTCTTGGTGACAAAGATTTTAAatgagagacagagagagaaagaaagaattaaGAGCGTTCCAAAAGTCAAGGGATTCTAGATGGGGAAGATATATGGTAGATTTGTAGGCAGTTCCTTTCACATTtctctgttttttattttattaaattaaaatattctaatAACAATATTCTAATCTTTTAGTCATAAAGAtcgaaatttttttatatgtaccaTTAAAAGATTAAACTCTTATCAGCATACTTAAAAATTCGAATCAtgtatttatcaattatattaaaCATAATTGGTTttatgcttcttctttttttattgtgcTTTGTATTGCCTcctgtttttttctctttactttcGTGGAACCAAAAGTCTGTCATATCTCCATCCTAATCCTTATCATTTCAACTCCCGGAATTGCtaacaattttctattttaaatttcatgtgCACCCTCTCATAAGTTTAGGAAATTATTCTCATATCATGTTTTTAGGGTGTGATTATTTAAACTTTGAACAATGATTTTTAGGTGATAAGAAAAActgattttcttttaaagatTTTACGGTACGAAGAAGCTGTTGAACTCATTTGtttctcataaaaatattttttttgaaattttttgaatatgttgtttaaatttatttttaaaaatgaaagtttaaaaaattctataatattaaaaaaactattttgaataactttcattaaagactaaaattataacatactttaaaaaaaatattttaaccaaacaaaaatcaacttttaatatatttctacTCCTATTATAAATCTGAATCCACTCATTGAATAAGATGGTTTTTATGAGTCATTCCTCaacaaaaagtatttttaggatttttttttttaccttttcatgtaaaaaaaataccttttcaaaaatcttaaataaacGTCTCCCTAATAAATCTAAAGTTGTTCCATCGGGTGAGCTTACCTAACTTCATACCAGAATTCTACAATAAGATTCACCATTTAGCAAGTGGAAGTAGCAGATATTCCACAACACATCCCTATTTTGAAATGAACCTGACAATTGTCCCACCACATATGACTTAGTTATCATCACGTCCTCTATAAACCACATATAACTACTAGATTGGAAATATATACATTTATCAGTGGTAGTAACTTACAAGAAGACAGATTTCActaatatttctattttctagATAGAGTACACCCAatgaagttcattttttttttacctaggAAAGGTCTAAGAGTATTAGAGTCAACCATCTAAGAATTTCCCAACTTAAAGTCTTAAACCATTGACAATGAAAGATATATAACACATAAATTGAATCAAACcaatcatttaaaaaagaaagattgaAAAGCCTATTAGATTTAAAGGCACTGCCCTCATTATGTAGGGACTTCATTTCAATACATTCGGCTCCTATGGGTGTGAGTGTGACCTTTTCATGTCtgccctctttttttttttttttttttatcacaagctTTTGCCGATGCAATTATAGGAAAGGCCACTCATACTTAATGTTCGTTTTGTTTTATATAAGAACCGGGAACTtggaattatttatttcttcattACAAGTATTAAATGTCACGGCATATCTAAAACAGCTTCATAGACCCACATAGGAGCAGCACTAAAATGTGGAGTGAATTAATTAGCTATCATGAATCATCATAGTCATCTTAATTTATCTTTCTTTCCAATGCATCAACAGATAATCATAGCTACCTTCCCCATTACGAATTTCTGTTCAAGGATCATTATCTGCTTATCATTTTGAttgttaacaaattaatattgaatgttTCCCAAGCAACGTGGTAGTAGCTCATACAATCATGGATGTGTAGCTGCAGAGAGATGGGTAGTTGGTATATGTAAAAATCAGTTCTTATAGAGTGAGTGTTAATCAAACTCCCCAACACATATATCATTGCTTTGACAAAGGAAATATATATCCACAATTTAAGGTTCTTATAGCTTTTAAAACACCATTGGTTGGTTGGTTGGGTGAGGCTTATTTGATCCTTAGTCAAgttttagattttaattaagACTTCCAATTTTTATTCGAATAATGGTCCTTAAAATGTCACCCACTAAGCCACTAACCCTACGAATAGATAATTGGATAAAATTTGTCaatgaatattaaataataaaaataggaaaaaaagataagcaatattttatttgaaactaaaaccacaaataaacataatattaaaatattaaataatttaagagtaaaaaaaaaaagagggggaAGCCACTGTGTAAGTCCGTCCTTAAAAACATGTCACATTAAATGGACTGTACCATACAACAAACATTACGTACTTCTATATACTACTGGAAACTGATTATATGTAGAAGCACATGCTGCTGTGTCAAAAATAGAGAAGCTTGAAGTAGCTACAAGGTCATCTCATTCGTCAATTATTGGAGTTTTTTGTCTTCGTTGTGTAGCGCTGCTTTTAACGTTGCTAAAATATTGTGGCCAGTAGCCGTTGTCTGTTTCTGCGTATCAGTGGCTCTACCTGAAAGCGAAAGATATGATATTTAACTCCTTTTGTTTAATGGcgttgagagattttgttgaaaACAAACATTGACAAATAcatcataattattaatatatgtttcctctctctttttcattAATTACATTATGTCATCTAACTCTCATTGCTCCAACGAGCAAATCCTATATATTGATCCTATGATCATTTTCGCCAAATCTTTGGACCCTACAGTACAGCTCCATTACAGATTATTGAACAATTAAGTCCTCCATCATCACTTAAACTttactttctttctcttcttcttcttctttctcattattttaataaaaagcaAACCTTGAATAActgcttaaatattttttttttaaaaaaaacaggtACTTACTAGAAACGTTTTGATAAAAACAAACGTTGTCAATGTAGAACGCCGTACGTTGGATatcttctaaaaaataataatagaaaataaaataaattatatttttttcatgaatcaaaatcaagttatgcacagaaaaactaaatgagagatttaaaaaaatagaagcatataagttataataaaaaaatatatttcattttattttatttctttatcaaTACTTGTTGAGCATTTATTCAAACAGACACGGTCCCAGGTACTATTTATAACAAGTACTTGAGAAAATGAGTActtataattattactattagcagcagcagcagcatttGGCCCTCCCTTGCAATTTGCAATCACCATGCTGCTAGGGTTTACAAGCAACActcattttatttgaaaagaggTTAGAGAACCACCATGCACCAACTCCAAGCCGTAGTTGTGAACTTTTGTGATGATGGTTGCTGCGAGTACCTATTGGTTTCTGCTCATTAACGTGAACTCATATTTGTGCGACTTCAACCACAAGCCCAATTCACcaaatgcattttttatttatatttcgaGTTTCTTTCGAcaattataaacattttttaaaaaacaattataaacatttatttggCATCCTTTTGGTGCAAAAATTTAGTTTCTATGATGAGATCAAGGATGAGTTTTTTTTGTTctaattctttctttttactaagagtaatttttttcgTTAACTTGTTTTGGGGGAAAAAGAGGAGAAAATCAAATCGATATTGTCTTGGATGtgaaaatatactaaaaatcttaatcaaatcaaaataaactaattaaataaagaaaaaacatgttagctttaatatgaaatgatgatattttgataataattgaCGATAATGACGGAGTtcgaacattttttttttgaagagatcaaatataaaagttaaattaaattatattttgattaatatattaaatttaaccaacaaaaaattataataatttatcacataTCATAAAACTAAAGTTATATAAATCAaacagagaaaaagaaataag comes from the Glycine soja cultivar W05 chromosome 6, ASM419377v2, whole genome shotgun sequence genome and includes:
- the LOC114415468 gene encoding uncharacterized protein LOC114415468, with amino-acid sequence MLDPRTHHPTNSFELYDAAPHKPHTWEATNSSGLWPSKPAFEEVEVDDSGICSPPMWTTSPARRKNNLRSLSPTSRTQAIVSGQRELMEMVKNMPESNYELSLKDLVEHHRVVDATRQEKNVVEERKNLSSVYMKREKSRKVDNNNKMAQVKRNGNIDRGGFYLKMGLPFPFGSKDKKKKMKKKNESLGNSSSSRVTPKPSDGSAKGGGVVDKEWWKKSPLACKESDSGESSINSESGKSSGSSSSNSSSSRSNSRRENSGKRCWPFIRRPKSRTQKK